A window of Myxococcales bacterium contains these coding sequences:
- a CDS encoding AgmX/PglI C-terminal domain-containing protein, whose protein sequence is MKKVSLLGRALVGLFGIVSVSGCAQHVEKRPPPAMEPAFVPSATSAPEDEPPSDGPAPDGGGHGAAGAGPTRIGGSGPDVTPQPPRDAGDAGAPATGTASVLPPPGKAPQVVLGAPSIQGTLPEVTVVRIVRQRISQLRTCYDVGLKTDKALQGNVTIGFVVTRAGKVRGAQVASKTVTNGAVAACMMHQFALLTFPKPTGGEVTISYPIDVVPPAKH, encoded by the coding sequence GTGAAGAAGGTGTCGCTGCTCGGCCGTGCGCTCGTGGGGCTCTTCGGGATCGTGTCCGTCTCCGGCTGTGCCCAACACGTGGAGAAGCGTCCGCCACCGGCGATGGAGCCTGCGTTCGTGCCCTCGGCGACCTCTGCGCCCGAGGACGAGCCTCCGTCCGACGGCCCTGCTCCCGACGGGGGAGGGCATGGAGCGGCCGGGGCGGGACCGACGAGAATCGGTGGCTCCGGTCCAGACGTTACCCCGCAGCCGCCCCGCGATGCCGGTGACGCCGGAGCCCCGGCCACGGGCACGGCCTCCGTCCTTCCGCCTCCCGGCAAGGCACCTCAGGTGGTGCTCGGAGCGCCCTCGATCCAGGGAACGCTCCCGGAGGTGACGGTGGTGCGCATCGTGCGTCAGCGCATCTCTCAGCTCCGCACCTGCTACGACGTGGGGCTCAAGACCGACAAAGCGCTCCAGGGCAACGTCACGATCGGTTTCGTCGTCACTCGCGCAGGCAAGGTGCGCGGCGCGCAGGTGGCCAGCAAGACCGTGACGAACGGCGCGGTCGCTGCATGCATGATGCATCAATTTGCGCTGCTCACGTTCCCGAAGCCGACCGGCGGCGAGGTGACCATCTCCTACCCGATCGACGTCGTGCCGCCGGCGAAGCACTGA
- a CDS encoding HAMP domain-containing histidine kinase: MRLASRFALRVFGLTFAAHVAISAVVTALAPTLLLLEAGLRDKLLPVALVLFVLLGTAIAVGTFAVVSPLAPLFDAKERGADVAPEQVRSLEALPARLTFVYVGSATSLVAIFTATRSARADEATHLALAALAVTLVIAVSLASFTVIRSQVSEIMEDVPPDVVGEAFDLARAEALTGGGRVEARITLAVAAPAALVAVGALLLVYAHARAASTDARVNAALAFTRATLEPVEGEPRAYEEIAMAAGRHGYSMTVSDEPAHEVRSQVDPHGEVTVHAPYGTRSVVVRFDAGAPGDNLSLVVAVAGLGIAFAAVLGGRLGSALSHDVEVARLQVDAMGARDVRRGIRLRKQAAFRPVHDLAVAIEKLGSIFREFAFAQERAIVAKHRVEQTRGLFLASMSHDLKAPLNAVLGFAELVKRQPLTEGQRESLAIIEQRGRELLHLVRTILDASRADAKALELSPEEVHIEDVVTTAVLDARDLEGARIVAEVTSALPPVKVDPQRLAQAVTLVVLAAARLGGKGVSLRASRRADVGILIDVEAPGNRLSADERAALFAAFENAESARVLGSLGLGLTLARTLLRAHGGELEIEAAEGAEGTLFRMRLPAQTAA; this comes from the coding sequence GTGAGGCTCGCGTCGCGCTTCGCGCTCCGAGTGTTTGGCCTCACGTTCGCCGCCCACGTGGCGATCTCGGCGGTCGTGACCGCGCTCGCGCCCACGCTGCTGCTGCTCGAGGCGGGCCTCCGGGACAAGCTCTTGCCGGTCGCGTTGGTGCTCTTCGTGCTGCTCGGGACGGCCATCGCCGTGGGCACGTTCGCCGTCGTCTCGCCGCTCGCGCCCCTCTTCGACGCGAAAGAGCGAGGGGCCGACGTGGCACCGGAGCAGGTGCGTTCCCTCGAGGCGCTCCCCGCGCGCCTCACGTTCGTGTACGTCGGCAGCGCGACGTCGCTCGTGGCGATCTTCACGGCGACGCGCTCGGCACGCGCCGACGAGGCGACCCACCTCGCGCTCGCCGCCCTCGCCGTCACCTTGGTCATCGCTGTCTCGCTCGCGAGCTTTACGGTGATTCGCTCGCAAGTGTCCGAAATTATGGAGGATGTTCCTCCGGATGTGGTGGGCGAGGCCTTCGATCTCGCGCGGGCGGAGGCGCTTACGGGCGGCGGCCGGGTCGAGGCGCGCATCACGCTGGCCGTGGCGGCTCCTGCGGCGCTCGTCGCGGTCGGGGCGCTCTTGCTCGTCTACGCTCACGCGCGCGCCGCCTCGACGGACGCTCGTGTGAACGCCGCGCTCGCGTTCACCCGCGCGACGCTCGAGCCCGTCGAGGGCGAGCCCCGGGCGTACGAGGAGATCGCGATGGCCGCCGGTCGGCACGGGTACTCGATGACCGTGTCGGACGAGCCCGCCCACGAGGTGAGGTCTCAGGTCGATCCCCACGGCGAGGTGACGGTGCACGCGCCGTACGGCACGCGGTCGGTCGTCGTGCGTTTCGACGCGGGCGCCCCCGGCGACAACCTCTCGCTGGTGGTGGCCGTGGCCGGGCTCGGGATCGCGTTCGCCGCCGTGCTCGGGGGGAGGCTCGGCTCGGCGCTCTCGCACGACGTCGAGGTCGCTCGGCTCCAGGTCGATGCCATGGGTGCACGTGATGTAAGACGTGGAATTCGCTTGAGAAAGCAGGCGGCGTTCCGCCCGGTGCACGACCTCGCGGTGGCCATCGAGAAGCTCGGCAGCATCTTCCGCGAGTTCGCCTTCGCTCAGGAGCGGGCGATCGTGGCCAAGCACCGCGTCGAGCAGACGCGAGGGCTCTTCCTCGCCTCGATGAGCCACGACCTCAAGGCTCCTCTCAACGCGGTGCTCGGCTTCGCGGAGCTCGTCAAGCGGCAGCCCCTCACCGAAGGCCAGCGCGAGAGCCTCGCCATCATCGAGCAGCGGGGGCGCGAGCTCTTGCACCTCGTGCGCACGATCCTCGACGCCTCGCGCGCCGACGCGAAGGCCCTCGAGCTTTCGCCCGAAGAGGTGCACATCGAGGACGTCGTGACCACGGCCGTGCTCGACGCTCGCGACCTCGAGGGTGCCCGCATCGTGGCCGAGGTGACCTCGGCTCTCCCGCCGGTGAAGGTCGATCCCCAGCGGCTCGCGCAGGCCGTGACGCTCGTGGTGCTCGCCGCGGCGCGGCTTGGTGGCAAAGGCGTGTCGCTCCGCGCGTCGCGCCGCGCCGACGTCGGGATCTTGATCGACGTCGAGGCCCCCGGAAATCGGCTCTCGGCCGACGAGCGCGCCGCTCTCTTCGCGGCCTTCGAGAACGCCGAGAGCGCGCGTGTGCTTGGGAGCCTGGGCCTCGGGCTCACCCTCGCGCGGACGCTCCTCCGCGCGCACGGGGGCGAGCTCGAGATCGAGGCGGCCGAGGGCGCCGAAGGGACACTCTTCCGAATGCGCCTCCCGGCCCAGACCGCCGCGTGA
- a CDS encoding HAMP domain-containing histidine kinase, translating into MSDSFSDTSTVTSPLSPRRARRPLSLAVLAPVVVSFLGVLVALAIGALGVRAMRRTAEANARARVELLADTLAARLEPMSADGRAEAVRLAVRRTAAEGVLAEPDGTVLVDATIGGASHVDVGGFIARGTGEAETRLGTAIFAARRVRNGPFLVLSVRKQPTADTESRFVEALVALTTLLVFAASAVAAAVSRDAGRDIDYVTRRIEGMARVRSEPTGELVPVRAIDEIGGLAVAFNRLVGRFLSAEREYHESLSRARAADKDRAAFLAAVSHELRSPLNAILGFSDILAQEVDGPLSDEAREEVEQIRGSGQHLLGLINDILEFSAIESGQLKLSVAPVDVVHVSNDVLREARLSLGKKPVEMVVTGAEPVFALADSRRLRQVLGNLVGNAVKFTEAGRIEVRVESDERDVHISVSDTGKGIAEAEQATVFDDYKQAGERRGKALGTGLGLAIARRLVVAHGGQIRLESALGRGTTFFLTFPRAIRESAPPVSITREPVA; encoded by the coding sequence GTGAGCGATTCGTTCTCCGACACGTCGACCGTGACGTCGCCCCTCTCTCCGCGCCGAGCCCGGCGGCCGTTGTCGCTCGCGGTGCTCGCCCCGGTGGTCGTGAGCTTCCTCGGCGTGTTGGTCGCGCTCGCGATCGGGGCGCTCGGGGTGCGCGCGATGCGTCGCACCGCGGAGGCGAACGCGCGCGCACGCGTGGAGCTCTTGGCCGACACCCTCGCGGCGCGGCTCGAACCGATGTCGGCCGACGGGCGCGCCGAGGCGGTGCGGCTCGCCGTGCGTCGCACGGCCGCGGAGGGGGTGCTCGCGGAGCCCGACGGGACGGTGCTCGTCGACGCCACGATCGGCGGGGCGTCCCACGTGGACGTCGGCGGTTTCATCGCGCGCGGCACGGGCGAGGCCGAGACACGCCTCGGCACGGCCATCTTCGCCGCGCGACGTGTTCGAAATGGCCCGTTTCTCGTGCTCTCCGTGAGGAAACAGCCTACGGCCGACACCGAGTCGCGGTTCGTCGAGGCCCTCGTCGCGCTCACCACCTTGCTCGTCTTCGCCGCGTCCGCCGTGGCCGCCGCCGTGAGCCGCGACGCCGGGCGCGACATCGACTACGTGACCCGTCGCATCGAGGGGATGGCCCGCGTGCGATCGGAGCCTACGGGAGAGCTCGTGCCGGTTCGAGCGATCGACGAGATCGGCGGCCTCGCCGTGGCGTTCAACCGGCTCGTAGGGCGATTCCTCTCGGCCGAGCGCGAGTACCACGAGAGCCTCTCTCGCGCGCGCGCGGCCGACAAGGATCGAGCCGCGTTCCTCGCCGCCGTGAGCCACGAGCTAAGGAGCCCGCTCAACGCCATCTTGGGCTTCTCGGACATCCTCGCCCAAGAGGTCGACGGGCCGCTCTCGGACGAAGCGCGCGAGGAGGTCGAACAGATCCGCGGCTCCGGTCAACACTTGCTCGGGCTCATCAACGACATCCTCGAGTTTTCGGCCATCGAGAGCGGCCAGCTCAAGCTCTCGGTCGCGCCGGTCGACGTCGTGCACGTCTCGAACGACGTCCTGCGCGAGGCGAGGCTCTCGCTCGGAAAAAAGCCTGTCGAGATGGTGGTGACGGGGGCAGAGCCCGTGTTCGCGCTCGCCGACTCGAGGCGCCTTCGGCAGGTGCTCGGCAACCTCGTGGGGAACGCCGTGAAGTTCACCGAAGCGGGCCGCATCGAGGTGCGCGTCGAGTCCGACGAGCGCGACGTCCACATCTCCGTCTCGGACACGGGCAAGGGGATCGCCGAGGCCGAGCAGGCGACCGTGTTCGACGACTACAAGCAGGCGGGCGAACGGCGGGGCAAGGCGCTCGGTACGGGGCTCGGGCTCGCGATCGCGCGTCGCCTCGTCGTCGCCCATGGGGGCCAGATTCGCCTCGAGAGCGCCCTCGGCCGAGGGACCACGTTCTTCCTCACGTTCCCGAGGGCCATCCGGGAGTCGGCGCCGCCCGTCTCGATCACGCGGGAGCCCGTCGCGTGA
- a CDS encoding HU family DNA-binding protein — protein MAAAKRLTKAQVISDIAESAELDKKSVARVFDGLTELIKKQLGSRGPGEFVIPGLLKLKSVKKPATKDRPGKNPFTGESIIIKGKPASKKVRATALKALKDLIQ, from the coding sequence ATGGCTGCAGCGAAGCGGTTGACCAAGGCCCAAGTGATTTCCGACATTGCCGAGAGCGCGGAGCTCGATAAGAAGAGCGTCGCTCGTGTGTTCGACGGCCTCACCGAGCTCATCAAGAAGCAGCTCGGCTCGCGCGGCCCCGGCGAGTTCGTGATCCCCGGCCTCCTCAAGCTCAAGTCGGTCAAGAAGCCGGCCACCAAGGATCGCCCGGGCAAGAACCCGTTCACCGGCGAGAGCATCATCATCAAGGGCAAGCCGGCCTCGAAGAAGGTTCGCGCGACGGCCCTCAAGGCCCTCAAGGACCTCATCCAGTGA
- the ybeY gene encoding rRNA maturation RNase YbeY → MPFHLSIVRGPHAGLDRADLKVRLEAMMRKRNLEVEEVSFLLTDDKQIHELNREYRGYDKPTDVLAFALTEGDVGPRDTGLLGDVIVSVPTARRQAREAKRPLVDELTMLLAHGLLHLLGYDHATVKEDRVMRAETDVLVAAAELASASKKKKARAPSKKRTVALAIAQRSPGAPPKKAPKKG, encoded by the coding sequence ATGCCGTTCCACCTCTCCATCGTCCGAGGGCCCCACGCGGGTCTCGACCGCGCCGACTTGAAGGTTCGCCTCGAGGCCATGATGCGAAAAAGAAACCTCGAAGTCGAAGAGGTTTCTTTCCTTCTAACCGACGACAAACAAATCCATGAATTAAATCGAGAATATCGCGGTTACGACAAGCCTACGGACGTCCTCGCGTTCGCGCTCACCGAGGGAGACGTCGGTCCTCGGGACACGGGCCTCCTCGGCGACGTGATCGTCTCGGTGCCGACCGCGCGGAGGCAGGCGCGCGAAGCGAAGCGGCCGCTCGTCGACGAGCTGACCATGCTCCTCGCCCACGGGCTCCTCCACCTCCTCGGCTACGACCACGCGACGGTCAAGGAGGACCGCGTCATGCGCGCCGAGACCGACGTGCTCGTCGCGGCAGCGGAGCTCGCCTCGGCCTCCAAGAAGAAGAAGGCTCGCGCGCCCTCAAAGAAGCGAACGGTGGCTCTGGCAATCGCCCAACGAAGCCCTGGGGCGCCCCCCAAGAAAGCGCCGAAAAAGGGCTGA
- a CDS encoding glycosyltransferase family 2 protein — protein sequence MPTALSPKSQENPSEPLPFRACTIVPAYDGAKSLGAVVEGLRAEVPEAAEGERLLVVDDGSRDGTGKLARSLGCTVVAHGENRGKGAALRTGLATARALGFDVALTVDADGQHPAASARTILYASYDRAALVLAVRDLLASGAPKKNQMSNRISNFFLSFFSGKALADTQCGLRRYPVEATLALGGKAPGYAYESELLLRAVAAGMPIVEVPVPVYYPPEDLRVTHFDGVRDPARIVVTVVSTLHDLSKARGRERS from the coding sequence ATGCCGACCGCCTTGAGCCCAAAGTCCCAAGAGAACCCGAGCGAGCCCCTCCCGTTTCGCGCGTGCACCATCGTGCCCGCATACGACGGCGCGAAGAGCCTCGGGGCGGTCGTCGAGGGCCTTCGGGCGGAGGTGCCCGAGGCCGCGGAGGGGGAGCGCCTCCTCGTCGTGGACGACGGCTCTCGCGACGGCACCGGCAAGCTCGCGAGGAGCCTCGGCTGCACGGTGGTCGCGCACGGCGAGAACCGTGGAAAGGGTGCCGCGCTCCGTACGGGGCTCGCGACGGCGCGTGCGCTCGGCTTCGACGTGGCCCTCACGGTCGACGCCGACGGTCAGCACCCCGCGGCCTCCGCGCGCACCATTCTCTACGCGTCGTACGATCGCGCGGCCCTGGTGCTCGCCGTACGCGACCTTTTGGCGTCGGGCGCGCCGAAGAAAAACCAGATGTCGAACCGCATCTCGAACTTCTTCCTCTCCTTTTTCTCGGGGAAGGCGCTCGCGGACACGCAGTGTGGCCTGCGGCGTTACCCGGTGGAGGCCACGCTGGCCCTCGGCGGAAAGGCGCCCGGCTACGCGTACGAGTCGGAGCTCTTGCTCCGCGCGGTGGCGGCCGGCATGCCGATCGTCGAGGTTCCCGTGCCGGTGTACTACCCCCCCGAGGACCTCCGGGTGACCCACTTCGACGGCGTGAGGGATCCGGCGCGTATCGTCGTGACCGTCGTGAGCACGCTCCACGACCTCTCGAAGGCTCGAGGACGCGAGCGCTCGTGA
- a CDS encoding outer membrane lipoprotein carrier protein LolA has protein sequence MSILSRRSLALGASGLAMSALVPSVARGDERTPITGAKLDELFAEVARARKGAKSFAGPFTQTRKMGLMKAQIVSQGRVSLVLPDRLRWELFPPDEIVYFVTPDGLAYRNRSSQGAVRANDARTLAAGLDDLRAMLGGDLAQLRKRYDLKAFAVGDDVELEANALPSAEGRGMKAIKFGIGKDRIRPTFTRLVEKNGDSSDIRFGELRMNVPIDPASMHL, from the coding sequence ATGTCGATTCTCTCTCGTCGTTCTCTCGCCCTCGGCGCATCGGGCCTCGCGATGTCGGCGCTCGTGCCCTCCGTCGCGCGCGGCGACGAGCGCACCCCCATCACGGGCGCGAAGCTCGACGAGCTCTTCGCGGAGGTCGCGCGCGCCAGGAAGGGCGCCAAGAGCTTCGCGGGCCCCTTCACGCAGACCCGGAAAATGGGCCTCATGAAGGCTCAGATCGTCTCGCAGGGCCGCGTGTCGCTCGTCCTCCCCGACCGCCTCCGCTGGGAGCTCTTCCCGCCCGACGAGATCGTGTACTTCGTCACCCCGGACGGCCTCGCCTACCGAAACCGCTCGAGCCAAGGAGCGGTCCGAGCGAACGACGCACGCACCCTCGCGGCCGGCCTCGACGACCTCCGGGCGATGCTCGGGGGCGACCTCGCGCAGCTTCGCAAGCGCTACGATCTCAAGGCCTTCGCCGTGGGAGACGACGTCGAGCTCGAGGCCAACGCGCTCCCTTCGGCCGAGGGTCGGGGCATGAAGGCGATCAAGTTCGGCATCGGCAAGGACCGGATCCGACCGACGTTCACGCGCCTCGTCGAGAAGAACGGCGACAGCAGCGACATCCGCTTCGGCGAGCTGCGCATGAACGTCCCCATCGACCCCGCCTCCATGCACCTCTGA
- a CDS encoding GNAT family N-acetyltransferase gives MLVVPTRAEVRARPLETARLVLTALDPQDAREMWPAVEASRAHLEPWLPWVPYTFDADSTYRYADSSASDWDTGRATRFAIRERTTRRFVGIVGLESFSHMHESVELGYWLRLDAAGRGYMTEAASQVVTWAFSQLRAHRVRVAASTENHASLAVIRRLGFRFEGIAREAERCHGRWLDHAVFALLSTDPRPAR, from the coding sequence ATGCTCGTCGTCCCCACCCGTGCCGAGGTACGTGCGCGCCCGCTCGAGACGGCCCGCCTCGTCTTGACCGCTCTGGACCCTCAAGACGCCCGCGAGATGTGGCCCGCCGTCGAGGCGTCGCGCGCCCACCTCGAGCCGTGGCTCCCGTGGGTGCCCTACACGTTCGACGCCGACTCCACCTACCGCTACGCCGACTCGAGCGCGTCCGACTGGGACACGGGCCGCGCGACCCGCTTCGCCATTCGCGAGCGCACGACCCGGCGCTTCGTCGGGATCGTGGGGCTCGAGTCGTTCTCGCACATGCACGAGAGCGTCGAGCTCGGGTACTGGCTGAGGCTCGACGCGGCGGGTCGCGGGTACATGACCGAAGCCGCGTCCCAGGTGGTCACGTGGGCGTTCTCCCAGCTCCGGGCCCACCGTGTGCGCGTCGCGGCCTCGACCGAGAACCACGCGTCCCTCGCGGTGATCCGTCGCCTCGGGTTCCGCTTCGAGGGGATCGCGCGCGAGGCCGAGCGTTGCCACGGGCGATGGCTCGATCACGCCGTGTTCGCGCTGCTCTCGACCGATCCGCGCCCGGCCCGCTGA
- a CDS encoding ABC transporter substrate-binding protein, which translates to MRTFFDCLEREHVFNVPPKRVVSLVPSDTLTIADLGRGATLVGRTDYCELPADVVSGVPSVGGTKNPSVDAICALEPDLVLANKEENTKGDLEALVKRGVRVYISFPRTVAEGIAHMARLARIFHAETEAPVRDLVRDGYTMLREAEEARKHRAPLRTFCPIWMSPLMTINGQTYISDALDLAGAQNVFADRERRYPLAADLGRANPLPKDAVAGRDTRYPRVPLDEVESRAPELVILPDEPHPFSEEDAKVFLAQSTPAARSGAVVRTEGKDISWYGSRAVTGIPRLRAVIDRYRVVS; encoded by the coding sequence ATGCGAACGTTCTTCGATTGCCTCGAGCGTGAGCACGTCTTCAACGTGCCACCGAAGCGTGTCGTCTCCCTCGTGCCGAGCGACACCCTCACGATCGCCGACCTCGGTCGTGGTGCGACGCTCGTCGGCCGCACGGACTACTGCGAGCTCCCGGCCGACGTCGTCTCCGGGGTGCCGAGCGTCGGGGGGACGAAGAACCCGAGCGTCGACGCGATCTGCGCGCTCGAGCCGGATCTCGTGCTCGCCAACAAAGAAGAGAACACGAAGGGCGACCTCGAGGCCCTCGTGAAGCGCGGCGTGCGCGTCTACATCTCGTTCCCCCGCACCGTGGCCGAGGGGATAGCTCACATGGCCCGGCTCGCGCGCATCTTCCACGCCGAGACGGAGGCCCCCGTCCGCGACCTCGTCCGAGACGGGTACACGATGCTCCGCGAGGCCGAAGAGGCGCGAAAACACCGGGCGCCGCTGCGCACGTTCTGCCCGATCTGGATGAGCCCGCTCATGACGATCAACGGCCAGACCTACATCAGCGACGCGCTCGATCTCGCGGGGGCCCAGAACGTGTTCGCCGATCGGGAGCGGCGCTACCCCCTCGCGGCGGATCTCGGTCGCGCCAATCCTCTCCCGAAGGACGCGGTCGCCGGCCGCGATACGCGCTACCCGCGTGTGCCGCTCGACGAGGTCGAGAGCCGCGCCCCCGAGCTCGTGATCCTCCCGGACGAGCCCCACCCATTCTCGGAAGAGGACGCGAAGGTGTTCCTCGCGCAGAGCACACCGGCGGCTCGTTCGGGTGCGGTCGTGCGCACGGAAGGCAAGGACATCTCCTGGTACGGCTCGCGCGCCGTGACCGGTATCCCTCGGCTTCGCGCGGTGATCGATCGGTATCGCGTCGTGTCGTGA
- a CDS encoding dihydrofolate reductase, with translation MKPLAIVVCVAERGVIGKDGALPWRLPEDLAHFKAVTMGHAIVMGRKTHASIGRALPGRRNIVVTRDPTYAAPGCEVVGSLGEALAAARLTDAEPCVIGGASLYEEALPMTTKIHLSRLRREVDGDTFFPLAALGEFEVASRVPVETPDLEISVLVRKEIARA, from the coding sequence GTGAAGCCGCTCGCGATCGTCGTGTGTGTGGCCGAGCGTGGGGTCATCGGCAAAGACGGAGCGCTCCCGTGGCGCCTCCCCGAGGACCTCGCGCACTTCAAGGCCGTGACCATGGGCCACGCCATCGTCATGGGGCGCAAGACCCACGCCTCGATCGGGAGAGCGCTCCCCGGGCGTCGCAACATCGTCGTCACGAGAGACCCGACGTACGCGGCTCCAGGGTGCGAGGTCGTGGGCTCCCTCGGCGAGGCCCTCGCGGCGGCTCGCCTCACCGACGCCGAGCCCTGCGTGATCGGGGGCGCTTCGCTCTACGAAGAGGCGCTCCCGATGACCACCAAGATCCACCTCTCGAGGTTGCGTCGCGAGGTCGACGGCGACACGTTCTTCCCGCTCGCCGCGCTCGGCGAGTTCGAGGTCGCATCGCGTGTGCCCGTCGAGACCCCCGACCTCGAGATCTCCGTGCTCGTGCGGAAGGAGATCGCTCGTGCGTAG
- a CDS encoding thymidylate synthase: MRAYLDLLRHVLEKGKRREDRTGTGTLGVFGHQLRFDLREGFPLVTTKKVHMKSIVHELLWFLRGETRTEALTQAGVRIWDEWATPEQTARFGREPGDLGPIYGHQWRNFGATRLPDGTYARDGKDQIAELVAQLRKSPHSRRHIVTGWNPLEADAVALPPCHTLFQLYVDDGELSCQLYQRSADLFLGVPFNIASYALLTHLLAHGLGLRVGDFVHTFGDAHLYLNHLEQARLQISREPRPLPTLRILGEPRLPWEYRYEDIVLEGYDPHPHIKAEVSV, encoded by the coding sequence ATGCGCGCGTACCTCGATCTCCTTCGGCATGTGCTCGAGAAGGGCAAACGTCGGGAAGACCGCACGGGCACCGGCACCCTCGGGGTCTTCGGTCACCAGCTTCGGTTCGATCTCCGCGAGGGGTTTCCGCTCGTGACGACCAAGAAGGTGCACATGAAGTCCATCGTGCACGAGCTCCTCTGGTTCTTGCGCGGCGAGACGCGCACCGAGGCCCTCACCCAGGCGGGCGTGCGTATCTGGGACGAATGGGCGACTCCCGAGCAGACCGCGCGCTTCGGCCGTGAGCCTGGAGACCTCGGCCCGATCTACGGGCACCAGTGGCGCAACTTCGGCGCCACGCGCCTCCCCGACGGGACCTACGCGCGGGACGGCAAAGACCAGATCGCCGAGCTCGTGGCGCAGCTCCGCAAGAGCCCCCATAGCCGCCGCCACATCGTCACGGGGTGGAACCCGCTCGAGGCCGACGCCGTGGCGCTGCCCCCGTGCCACACGCTCTTCCAGCTCTACGTCGACGACGGAGAGCTCTCGTGCCAGCTCTACCAGCGGAGCGCCGACCTCTTCTTGGGGGTCCCCTTCAACATCGCGAGCTACGCCCTGCTCACGCACCTCTTGGCGCACGGGCTCGGCCTCCGCGTAGGCGACTTCGTGCACACCTTCGGCGACGCGCACCTCTACCTGAATCATCTCGAGCAAGCGCGGCTCCAGATCTCGCGCGAGCCTCGCCCGCTCCCGACGCTGCGCATCTTGGGGGAGCCCCGTCTTCCCTGGGAGTACCGCTACGAGGACATCGTGCTCGAGGGGTACGATCCGCATCCGCACATCAAGGCCGAGGTGAGCGTGTGA
- a CDS encoding penicillin-binding protein activator LpoB produces the protein MLSLVRNLALASAMGLLLVSASGCGGREVVRGSQEPSIDNAAMSTGLDKEDIQRMLHENLNHLRAAPIMNQWRTQSPQATVAIFPFANSTSEHIDSQLDAILSETESWLIDSQVVKLISRERQNAMIAEVEGGRNGVFNQASVPKYGRQLGVKYYITGKVQAADERLEDSRRVQYFLFMQVIEVETSAIVWQHKAYVTKMVR, from the coding sequence ATGCTTTCGCTCGTTCGTAACCTCGCCCTCGCCAGCGCGATGGGCCTCCTTCTCGTCTCTGCTTCGGGCTGTGGTGGGCGCGAGGTCGTGCGTGGGTCGCAAGAGCCCTCGATCGACAACGCCGCGATGAGCACGGGCCTCGACAAAGAAGACATCCAACGGATGCTCCACGAGAACCTGAACCACCTCCGCGCCGCCCCGATCATGAACCAATGGCGCACGCAGAGCCCGCAGGCCACGGTCGCCATCTTCCCGTTCGCCAACAGCACGAGCGAGCACATCGACTCGCAGCTCGACGCCATCCTGAGCGAGACCGAGTCGTGGCTCATCGACTCGCAGGTCGTGAAGCTCATCAGCCGCGAGCGCCAGAACGCCATGATCGCCGAGGTCGAGGGCGGCCGAAACGGCGTGTTCAACCAGGCGAGCGTTCCGAAGTACGGCCGCCAGCTCGGCGTGAAGTACTACATCACGGGCAAGGTCCAGGCGGCCGACGAGCGCCTCGAAGACTCGCGGCGCGTGCAGTACTTTCTCTTCATGCAGGTCATCGAGGTCGAGACGAGCGCCATCGTCTGGCAGCACAAAGCCTACGTGACCAAAATGGTGCGCTGA